In Candidatus Electrothrix scaldis, the genomic window GGAACGACCTGCAAAGTCAAGCAATTACCCAAACAGATGCAGACTGGTTATAGCGGGGCTTTTGGTGCGTTCGGAGACCTCAAAATCCGAACTTTTGTCCCGGCTTAAGCTGGTAGCCCTTTTAGATATACAGAAATCAACATCTTAATAAAATTATACAGAGAAATGGCATGAAACAACTTATATTATTATTGGCCGGAATCATTCTATGTTTGTCAAACGCAATTGCCCAGCAGCATCCTGATCCAGCTCCTGATGCAAACTCAGATTACGAACAGCGTGCTCGCCAAGCCTTGGAGCGTATTACCCAAGAACAAATCGAAAAAATTTCGGATACTGCCAATTCCACTAAATCGGGCGACGAACATAACATTAAAGGCTATGTTCTCAGTACCCATATTCGCACCTTTTCTGATATACCAAAAAATATTGATAATGAGATAAAAGAAATTAAAGAGCAAGCCCGGTTGTTAATCCGCACGGTAGCCACTGATATCGAAATTAATGGAGGTAAAAGTGGCACATTATCTATTGATAAGGATGGTAAAGTACAATACACGCCTAATCCGTCTTTACCTGAAGAGCTTAATAAAAAAAGAGAAAAGCTACTTAAAGCTAAACTGGACAATAACGTATCAATACGATCGGCGGCTATGGCGCTCCATTTGTTAGTAGGAATAAATGATTCACTGAAAGAACAGGCTACTAAAGCAACAAGTCGACAAGAAAAAGAAAAAGTTTTTATGAAACAAGCTATTTTTGTCTACGAGATGGCGGATATCACCTTAGAGTTACTTAATGGGCTGACTTTAGAGGGAAAAAATATCATTGAAGATTTACATAAGGATGCCCAAGAAAGAGTGGAAACACGTATTGCTGATATTGAGAAACAAAAGAAAGAAGCTCGAAAATTGAAAGACCAAGAACTGATGTCTGAAGAAGATTACACTAACGAATTGCATACATACGATTTAATGGAGGAAGCCAATCGGCGCAGCCTAGATGCTTGGAAAAAAGTTATTGAACAAATGGGTACTCAAGAAAAATTTATACTGAATTTACAAAAGAAAACGGCATTGATTAGGTATAAACGCGACAAAGCTAAAGTTCAGCTAGAAACTCTTCGCGACCTGCGCCAAATAGCGGAACTGAGAGATTCTATAGGAAGCTTAGATGATTTAGTGACATCTATTGCCGACCTTGACCTGTTGCGCCTTGATGAGGATACAGTCAGCGACCTCCTTGGCTATGGTGTCAAAAATGATCCAAGCCGTGATTAACCTCTGTCTGTCCAAAAATCCAAGCTAGATCTTTTCACAAGAAAGCTTGATTGACAAGAAGATTCAATATTCAATTATTTTATTATTTTTCCACATTGAAATATAGAGTTACTACCTCCTCGCAGTAGTAACTCTAGTTAGTAATCTTATTAAGAGATCACATGAAGAAACTCCTCTTACATATCCCGCTTTATTTTATTTGCTTCTTACCAAAAAACTCCGGTGCATTTTCCCCTTGGGAAAAATATCAGCAAGAAATGGGGTGCCAACAGCAACTGCAACAACAAAAGCAGATGCAACAGGAGCAAAAAAAAAGACTTATAACAATAAGGCCAAAGAGGAAAAAGAGAGCTATTACCAGAAAGAAAGCCATAGAACCCTCTTTATCCAGCACTACCATCCAGCCCCCCCCCATAGCTACCACTGACACACCAGCTCCTCCGGCGCCTTTGCCAATTGCTAAAGTCCCGGGTAGTCCCATACATCCTCCTATCCACAAACCATCGTTTCCCCCATCAATTAGCTCTCCTCCAATAAAACGGGTACCTGTTATTAATAGGCCACCAGTAATTGTTTCCCCACCAAATCCTTCCCCCCCCGCAGTTACCTATATCAAAAAGGGCACTCGCCCCCCTCTCCCTTCCCAAGAGCGCTCCCTCCAATCTCCAAGGAGGAATAACCCCGAACTTAACAGGATAAAAGCCAAGATGAGCCCTGAAGATTTCAAAAAAATAAGAGATCTACAAGTTCTTTCGGAACCTATGAACCCTGTTGCATGGATCAATGATACTTCAGGACAATTTTTTGAAGTAACCTTTTATGCTTTTCCAAGTAGGAATAAAAAATGCCGAGAATACTCCATTCGCTTTAAGGGGCGCAATGGAGAAGAGCTACGAGCCCAAGAAAGCTGTTTATGACTCTGCATGGCAGACCAATCACAATTTTCTTACAAAGAACTTCATCCCCATTTATCACCTATCAGCACCTCCTCTCTGAAAACTGTTGCGCATCCTCTTGGAACGCAGAGAGGATGCTTTAAGGCTCTGGATCAACTCACCCAGGAAGAGCAGCTGACCTATGCCGATGGTGGCTACAGCTTTATGGTCGCCCTGTACCGCCGCTGGATTTCCTGGTATTATCCACCGGAACGGTTCAGAGAAAGCCTGTAGAAGACTGTTCCAAGCACCCCCCTCACCCCGCAATGTAGCAAAACAAACATTATAATCACGCTTCCCTTTAAGTAGCTTTTCTCACAAAATGCCACCATTTCGTCTCCAAGATTCACTTTTGTTATGTTAATTTTTCCAAAGAGTTATAATATTTTTCTTTACTTTTTACAATAAGCCCCTCGTTCTCTTTTATGCTACAGTGTTCTCGAAACACCCAGCCTAAGGGCTGAAAAGAACAACTTTACGAAGGACTCGAGAAGAAAAGAATGGAAGATCAATTCAAGAAAGAACCGATTCAAGCCTGGATTACAACCTTTGCTGGCGTGGCAATCAATATGTGCCTCGGCATCCTCTATGCCTGGAGCATGTGGTCCGCAGCCCTGGCCAATACAGACAAAGCTGGCCACCCCATGACCGGAATCAACGAGGGCTGGATCTACCTGACCAATGGCCAGGCAGCAACCCCCTTTTCCATAAGCATGGTTATCTTTGCCCTGATGATGATCCCCGGTGGACGAATTCAGGACAAGATCAGCCCCAGATTCGGCGCCACTGTTGGCGGCCTGTTTCTTGGTCTTGGCTGCATCGTTGCCGGACTGCTGCAAAGCTATATCGGCCTGATTATAGGCTTTGGCATCCTCGGCGGCATCGGCATGGGAATTGGCTATGCCGCCCCAACCCCGGCAGCCTTAAAATGGTTTGGCGGCCATCGCAAGGGTCTGGTGGCTGGCTTGGTTGTGGGTGGCTACGGTGGTGCGGCCCTCTACATCAGCCCCCTGGCCAAACACCTGATAACAAACTACGGCATATCAAGCAGCTTTATTTACCTTGGCATCTTTTTTGCCACCGTCATCACCATTGCCAGCCGCCTGCTCAAAACACCGGATGAGGTCTATCCTGATGGCTCTTATGTTCCCCCTGGACCGAAAGCTGGTCAAACAAAGAAAGTCGTCAACACCTCTGCCAAGCATGAGTGGCGGGCCGGAGAGATGCTGAAGACCTGGCAGTTCTACGTACTGACCTTCATGTTCATACTCACCACCCAGTCTGGCATGCTGATCATCGCCAATGCGGCCGGGATGCTGAAAAGCGCAGGTTCAAGCATTCCTTTTTTTGCAGAAAATGCCTGGATCCTGGTTGCCTTTGGCGGACTGGTCAATGCATCAGGTAGGGTGGGAACCGGTTATTATTCGGACAAACTGGGTAGAGCAAATGCATACACCTTTAACTGTATCCTCTCCGCCCTCTGCCTTCTCTTGGTCCCCTTTGCTATGGGATCAGGTAGCATCTTGTTACTGTTCATCGTGGTGGGTAATGCCTACTGGCAATATGGTGGCGGGCTTTCTCTGATGCTGCTGTTCACTGGCGATTACTACGGCAGCAAGCACCTGGGCATAAATTACGGGCTCGTTTTTATCGGCTGGGGATTAGGATTCTTCATGGCCAAGCTGGGCGGTATCATTAAAGACATGACCGGCAGCCTTGATTACGCCTTTTATATCTCAGCAGGCCTATTGGTGATCGGCGCAGTCCTGGCTCAGATCGTGAAAAGACCCCTCTGGGAAAAAGAACAATTGGCAGCTGCGTAAAACAGCTCACCATTCCTGAGAGCAATAGAGCATCAGCAGGAAAAATCTCCCTTTTCCTCCCCTGATTGCTCTCAGGAAAAACAAAAAAACAAGCACCTCAAAAGCATCATCTCCTTGCTTTTTTCCTCATCCCTGCCTCA contains:
- a CDS encoding OFA family MFS transporter, with the protein product MEDQFKKEPIQAWITTFAGVAINMCLGILYAWSMWSAALANTDKAGHPMTGINEGWIYLTNGQAATPFSISMVIFALMMIPGGRIQDKISPRFGATVGGLFLGLGCIVAGLLQSYIGLIIGFGILGGIGMGIGYAAPTPAALKWFGGHRKGLVAGLVVGGYGGAALYISPLAKHLITNYGISSSFIYLGIFFATVITIASRLLKTPDEVYPDGSYVPPGPKAGQTKKVVNTSAKHEWRAGEMLKTWQFYVLTFMFILTTQSGMLIIANAAGMLKSAGSSIPFFAENAWILVAFGGLVNASGRVGTGYYSDKLGRANAYTFNCILSALCLLLVPFAMGSGSILLLFIVVGNAYWQYGGGLSLMLLFTGDYYGSKHLGINYGLVFIGWGLGFFMAKLGGIIKDMTGSLDYAFYISAGLLVIGAVLAQIVKRPLWEKEQLAAA